In Candidatus Chlorohelix allophototropha, one DNA window encodes the following:
- the lon gene encoding endopeptidase La, with protein sequence MPDDQNNQKTRKRKVQPENPEPIADKPKPIRKNVRRKKEPTEALEASPKKPRRSRKVDAKTNSEILQGLQDIDLADLKNLDDDKAAALLRLIAQIEAEKNKGDSDSEDEEDNKPQIPDILPILPLKDTVVYPLTVFPLAVGQERSIRLIEEVVGIGGDRLVGLVAQKNIEQEQAGPDDSFKIGTVALVHKLLKVPDGSIRLAVQGIEKIEVLEYIQTEPYLKARIRIIQDVEETGVEVEALMRNSITLFQRLVSLVPQIPDELLMAAINIEQPRQLAYLIGTSVRMDLEQRQEILETVNVREKLEKLNAFLTKELEVLELGRKIQSQVQEELNKSQREYFLREQLKALQKELGEEDPQVAEINQLRETLQKSHIPAEGRREAERELDRLSRLPPAAAEYGVIKTYLDWLVSLPWNKTTENALDIIKARQTLDEDHYDLEKVKERILEYLAVRKLRLERQKAAQAVAEAVPSESLAEDDPTHRPPTFEEVHHYTGPREPILCFVGPPGVGKTSLGQSIARALGRKFTRMSLGGMRDEAEIRGHRRTYIGAMPGRIIQALRRAESSDPVFMLDEVDKIGMDYRGDPSSALLEVLDPEQNSDFRDHYLDVPFDLSKVMFIATANLLDPIPAPLRDRMEILTLSGYTEDEKVKIAFNYLIPKMLKANALTEEDAVFEEAAVHRLVREYTREAGVRNLEREIATVLRKVARTVAEGNTEKTLINEAKVTELLGKQRYFYDVAERTQQPGVATGLAVTEVGGDILFIEATRMPGSKNLMVTGQLGDVMRESVQAALSYVRSRATHLGIEPAFFEKNDIHIHIPAGAIPKDGPSAGITITTAIVSLLTGRSVHGDIAMTGEITLRGKVLPIGGVKEKVLAARRAGLKTVILPKMNERDLDDLTPELRQEITFVLVDNIDEVLEAALNKPGEHNLPLNGVDLEPIKNGKEDNEVVTKPKSRKKQ encoded by the coding sequence ATGCCTGACGATCAAAATAATCAGAAGACACGTAAGCGAAAGGTACAACCGGAAAATCCGGAGCCAATCGCAGATAAACCAAAACCTATCCGCAAAAATGTGCGACGTAAGAAAGAACCGACAGAAGCTTTAGAGGCTAGTCCTAAAAAGCCACGTCGATCTAGAAAAGTTGATGCAAAAACTAACAGCGAGATATTGCAGGGTCTCCAGGATATTGACCTAGCAGATCTGAAGAACCTAGATGATGATAAAGCTGCCGCCCTACTACGTTTGATAGCTCAGATTGAAGCTGAAAAGAACAAGGGCGACAGTGATTCCGAGGATGAAGAGGACAACAAGCCTCAAATCCCCGATATATTGCCAATCCTACCGCTAAAAGACACGGTAGTTTACCCACTAACGGTTTTCCCTTTGGCAGTTGGACAAGAACGTTCAATTCGCCTGATCGAAGAAGTAGTAGGGATAGGTGGAGATAGGCTGGTAGGGTTAGTCGCTCAGAAAAATATTGAACAAGAACAGGCGGGACCCGACGACAGTTTTAAAATCGGAACAGTGGCACTGGTACACAAGTTGCTCAAAGTACCGGATGGTTCTATTCGCCTCGCAGTTCAAGGAATTGAAAAAATTGAGGTGCTGGAATATATCCAGACCGAACCATATTTAAAAGCGCGTATCCGGATTATACAGGACGTTGAGGAAACAGGAGTAGAGGTTGAGGCGTTGATGCGCAACTCGATTACTCTTTTCCAACGACTGGTGTCGCTCGTACCGCAAATCCCGGACGAACTGTTGATGGCTGCCATCAACATAGAGCAACCTCGTCAGCTTGCCTACCTTATCGGCACCAGTGTACGGATGGATCTTGAGCAACGTCAGGAAATTCTTGAAACTGTCAACGTGCGTGAAAAGCTGGAAAAGCTCAACGCCTTTCTTACTAAAGAACTGGAAGTGCTAGAACTTGGTCGCAAAATCCAGTCACAGGTTCAGGAAGAACTCAACAAATCACAGCGCGAGTACTTTCTGCGTGAACAGTTAAAAGCTCTCCAGAAAGAATTGGGCGAGGAAGACCCCCAAGTTGCCGAAATAAACCAGTTACGCGAAACTCTCCAGAAATCACATATACCGGCAGAAGGACGGCGCGAAGCTGAGCGTGAACTCGATCGCCTCTCTCGCCTACCGCCCGCCGCCGCCGAGTATGGCGTAATCAAAACTTACTTGGACTGGCTGGTTAGCCTACCTTGGAATAAAACTACCGAAAACGCGCTAGATATTATCAAAGCGCGTCAGACGCTCGATGAGGATCACTACGACCTCGAAAAGGTCAAAGAGCGTATTCTGGAATATCTAGCGGTGCGCAAACTACGCCTTGAGCGCCAGAAAGCAGCACAAGCGGTCGCAGAGGCAGTACCTTCGGAATCCCTTGCGGAGGATGATCCAACCCATCGCCCACCTACCTTTGAGGAGGTGCATCATTACACGGGTCCGCGTGAGCCTATATTGTGTTTTGTGGGACCACCCGGCGTTGGTAAAACCAGTCTGGGACAAAGTATCGCAAGAGCGTTGGGGCGTAAGTTTACCCGTATGTCGCTGGGCGGTATGCGCGATGAAGCTGAGATTCGCGGACACCGTCGCACCTATATCGGGGCGATGCCGGGGCGTATAATTCAGGCTTTGCGCCGTGCCGAATCTTCCGACCCGGTCTTTATGCTGGATGAAGTGGACAAAATCGGGATGGATTATCGGGGTGATCCGAGTTCAGCCTTGCTGGAAGTGCTTGATCCTGAGCAAAACAGCGATTTCCGCGACCATTATTTGGACGTGCCTTTCGATCTGTCCAAAGTAATGTTCATTGCAACCGCCAACTTGCTCGACCCCATCCCGGCACCGTTGCGCGATCGTATGGAGATTCTAACACTATCTGGTTACACCGAGGATGAGAAAGTTAAAATTGCTTTCAATTATCTGATTCCTAAAATGTTGAAAGCAAACGCACTCACCGAGGAAGATGCCGTATTTGAAGAAGCGGCAGTACACCGTCTAGTGCGCGAATACACCCGTGAGGCAGGGGTACGCAATCTTGAGCGGGAGATTGCAACGGTACTTCGGAAAGTAGCCCGAACTGTGGCAGAAGGCAATACCGAAAAAACCCTGATAAACGAAGCCAAAGTAACCGAATTGCTAGGCAAACAACGCTATTTCTATGACGTGGCGGAGCGTACCCAACAACCGGGCGTGGCGACCGGATTGGCAGTCACCGAAGTAGGTGGCGATATTCTGTTCATTGAGGCAACCCGTATGCCCGGTAGCAAAAATCTGATGGTAACGGGGCAACTGGGCGATGTCATGCGCGAATCTGTGCAGGCAGCGTTAAGTTATGTGCGTTCTCGCGCCACGCATCTGGGTATTGAGCCAGCCTTCTTCGAAAAAAACGATATCCACATCCATATTCCGGCAGGCGCGATTCCAAAGGACGGACCAAGTGCAGGTATCACCATAACCACCGCGATTGTCTCGTTGCTAACCGGACGCTCGGTGCATGGGGATATAGCAATGACGGGGGAAATAACCCTGCGCGGCAAGGTCTTGCCTATCGGAGGGGTCAAGGAGAAGGTGCTGGCAGCGCGGCGTGCCGGGCTTAAAACTGTTATTCTACCTAAAATGAACGAACGTGACCTTGACGACTTAACGCCTGAATTGCGGCAAGAGATAACTTTTGTACTGGTTGATAATATCGATGAGGTGCTGGAAGCAGCTCTGAACAAACCCGGTGAACATAATTTGCCACTCAATGGAGTTGATTTAGAACCCATCAAGAACGGCAAAGAAGACAATGAGGTTGTCACCAAACCAAAGAGTCGCAAAAAGCAATAA
- a CDS encoding glycosyltransferase family 2 protein — MAQVEIIIPNWNGRELLRACLDSLRAQTYPDFKIIVVDNASSDGSVEFLQRHYPEVELLELPENRGFAGGINAGIRAGTAPYLCWFNNDAEAAPDFLEKLLNELIKVEGKGFGFAAPRICLHSDHNTLNSAGIFIGQDGIARERGFLRPNAAPYDQPQEVFGPAGAAALFRRELFERTGLLDEDYFMYGDEDDLSYRAQLLGYRCLYVPGAVAYHQVSASSRKVRPQTAQRASRNSLTTILKNMPLPLVLAYSPAIITGQFYQLARFGQQGVFIPALMGKLDAMRLLAQTLKKRHIVQKTRLISLTDFRARLKLGRNLPRFLETRLKGH; from the coding sequence ATGGCTCAAGTCGAAATTATTATCCCAAACTGGAACGGGCGCGAACTCCTTCGCGCCTGTCTTGATTCTCTGAGGGCGCAAACATACCCTGATTTTAAAATTATCGTGGTGGATAATGCCTCCTCCGATGGCTCGGTGGAATTTTTGCAAAGACACTATCCAGAAGTGGAGTTGTTGGAATTACCTGAAAATCGGGGCTTTGCAGGTGGAATCAACGCCGGAATTCGAGCGGGTACTGCCCCCTATCTCTGCTGGTTTAACAACGATGCCGAAGCAGCGCCGGATTTTCTTGAAAAGTTACTGAACGAACTTATAAAAGTAGAGGGGAAAGGCTTCGGTTTTGCCGCACCGCGCATTTGCCTACATTCTGACCATAACACCCTAAACTCGGCGGGAATTTTTATCGGGCAAGATGGTATCGCCAGAGAGCGCGGTTTCTTGCGTCCGAATGCCGCCCCCTACGACCAACCGCAAGAAGTTTTTGGACCTGCCGGAGCCGCCGCGCTCTTTCGGCGAGAGCTTTTCGAGCGAACAGGCTTGCTGGATGAGGATTACTTTATGTACGGAGATGAAGATGATCTGAGTTATCGGGCACAATTGCTGGGTTATCGTTGCTTGTATGTTCCCGGTGCGGTTGCCTATCATCAGGTTTCAGCTTCATCTCGAAAAGTGCGACCCCAAACGGCGCAACGCGCTTCCCGAAATAGCCTTACCACTATCTTGAAAAATATGCCCCTGCCGCTGGTGCTGGCGTACAGTCCTGCCATAATAACCGGGCAATTTTATCAGTTAGCCCGCTTTGGACAGCAAGGTGTATTTATTCCCGCGCTTATGGGCAAATTGGACGCGATGCGGTTACTGGCGCAAACTTTGAAAAAGAGGCATATAGTGCAAAAAACCCGGCTAATATCGCTCACTGATTTTCGCGCCCGTCTCAAATTAGGACGCAATCTGCCCCGTTTTCTCGAAACTCGTTTGAAGGGGCATTAA
- a CDS encoding fibronectin type III domain-containing protein produces MLLVMSLVTAAMTHVSIPTRLGELNTVSTADFPQVVKQNADALVAVQSTNANNALVAYRGGNSTVQIGNEKVTPPAWSGNWLNFGLMDSTTIRFNEPFNVLRVEWLANVPVRTALQIDVRASGDGQNWTLWELLNQSGQVARFDSNKLYLYAEYRIRMFSADEGISPEFMGISLAANSQNVNTFFNGNNANLAMLAANQPATYKVYGTRQGMVGGRTASGHVIVPNDRFVSLPSWRSLSKKGSSDYQVRIVAPNGKSGVAPVYDVGPWSNQDNYWTAPRDMWNDLPVGMPMAEKAFFNNYNNGKNEFGDDVVNPSSIDVGDGTWWTDLGLGGAGWKDGNRLAVSFLWGANITPVQLSNVQIKNIGSGNATISWNTNVPTTDWLEYGFDTNYRFHTTPGTFMGTNHVVYLGDLAPNRTYNLRARTRDIIGQEVASDKLTFTTGSGMTTQLTNWQTDQGLKTTISPDFGSVKIEGKRVVDSYWNDNPVNNYTAGASTIPGNVGNSGGLDVEFAPICDANGQNCNFGSGSGYKAYVQIVNDVGEEVRVGVISDSIISPNGLTIMVEGTTANGPLWRYSDPNLLDPRQSHHFLIVWDGNQVRVKVDYGSFLDPTPITTSGIKWNFAAAARYKGDSVNVNLKEINFSWGSVNPAPAPVSQ; encoded by the coding sequence ATGTTACTGGTTATGAGCCTTGTAACTGCGGCGATGACTCATGTGTCTATTCCTACCCGTTTAGGTGAGCTAAATACTGTTTCCACCGCAGATTTCCCGCAAGTGGTGAAGCAAAATGCGGATGCTTTGGTAGCAGTTCAATCCACCAACGCCAATAACGCGCTGGTAGCTTATCGGGGCGGAAACTCCACCGTTCAGATTGGCAATGAAAAGGTAACCCCGCCTGCTTGGAGCGGCAACTGGCTCAACTTTGGTTTGATGGACTCCACTACAATCCGGTTTAACGAGCCTTTTAATGTATTGCGGGTGGAATGGCTGGCGAATGTGCCTGTTCGCACTGCCCTCCAAATTGATGTACGCGCTAGTGGTGACGGGCAAAACTGGACGCTCTGGGAGCTTTTAAATCAGAGTGGGCAAGTAGCCCGCTTCGACTCCAATAAATTATATCTTTACGCCGAATATCGCATCCGTATGTTTTCGGCGGACGAAGGTATAAGCCCTGAGTTTATGGGTATTTCGCTGGCAGCCAATAGCCAGAACGTCAATACCTTTTTCAACGGTAATAACGCTAATTTAGCTATGTTGGCTGCCAACCAACCTGCTACCTACAAGGTGTATGGTACGCGGCAAGGGATGGTAGGGGGACGTACTGCCAGCGGACATGTTATAGTACCGAATGATCGCTTCGTTTCGCTGCCAAGTTGGCGTTCTCTCTCCAAAAAAGGCAGCAGCGATTACCAAGTTCGAATTGTTGCCCCGAACGGTAAAAGCGGCGTTGCCCCGGTTTATGATGTCGGTCCGTGGAGTAATCAGGATAATTACTGGACAGCCCCTCGCGATATGTGGAATGACCTACCGGTAGGGATGCCGATGGCTGAAAAAGCCTTCTTTAACAACTACAATAATGGCAAAAATGAGTTCGGGGATGATGTAGTCAACCCAAGTTCCATAGATGTCGGCGATGGTACATGGTGGACTGACCTCGGTTTAGGCGGCGCTGGTTGGAAAGATGGCAATCGCTTGGCGGTTAGCTTCCTGTGGGGCGCTAACATTACACCGGTGCAGCTTAGCAATGTTCAGATTAAGAATATCGGTAGCGGCAATGCCACTATCTCTTGGAACACCAATGTTCCTACGACTGACTGGTTGGAATACGGCTTCGACACTAACTACCGTTTCCACACCACTCCGGGAACTTTTATGGGCACCAACCATGTGGTTTATCTGGGTGATCTTGCCCCGAACCGCACCTATAATCTGCGGGCGAGAACCAGAGATATTATTGGGCAGGAGGTGGCTTCCGATAAGCTGACCTTTACTACCGGAAGTGGTATGACTACCCAACTGACCAATTGGCAAACCGATCAGGGCTTGAAGACCACTATTTCCCCCGATTTCGGTTCGGTCAAGATTGAGGGTAAACGGGTGGTGGATAGCTATTGGAATGATAATCCGGTCAACAATTACACCGCCGGAGCAAGCACAATCCCCGGCAATGTTGGTAATTCGGGTGGACTGGATGTCGAATTTGCGCCGATATGCGATGCCAACGGGCAGAATTGCAACTTTGGCAGCGGTTCCGGCTATAAAGCCTATGTCCAGATAGTAAATGATGTCGGTGAGGAGGTCAGAGTAGGGGTGATAAGCGATTCGATAATCAGCCCGAACGGGTTGACTATTATGGTCGAAGGTACTACCGCAAACGGACCGCTCTGGCGTTATTCCGATCCCAACTTGCTCGATCCGCGCCAATCTCATCACTTCCTAATTGTGTGGGATGGGAATCAAGTCAGGGTGAAAGTTGATTACGGCAGTTTCCTCGACCCCACGCCGATTACCACTAGCGGTATCAAATGGAATTTCGCGGCGGCGGCTCGCTACAAAGGCGATTCGGTGAACGTGAATCTTAAAGAAATCAATTTTAGTTGGGGTTCGGTTAATCCTGCTCCTGCTCCTGTCAGCCAATAA
- a CDS encoding M20 family metallopeptidase, with the protein MTKSASDITEKLYKELESRILGTIERDSERLIQLSRTIHSDPEIAYKEFRAVALLTASLEERGFEVERGIAELDTAFVARVGSSSPPQIALLAEYDALPGLGHGCGHNLMATATLGAAWALREVLDQLPGQLAVYGTPAEEGGGGKVLMVNRGIFKKVDAALIFHPSTRNITTRGSLAATRIELSFKGKASHSAAHPEMGINALDAVIQTFNNINALRQHLRPDARVHGIITNGGQAVNIVPDFASASFSVRAADRKYADEVLEKFRRCAEAAALATGATLDFNVLEHTRYDNMVPNGVMARLFAEKLEKLGLEVVQPEPNEAMGSTDMGNVSQVVPSIHAYLAIAPESVSGHSVEFREAAYSDVGQRGMLNAARALALTALDLLAKPELLAAAKREFAEQASKGVVKG; encoded by the coding sequence TTGACTAAGTCCGCTAGTGACATTACCGAAAAGTTGTATAAAGAACTGGAAAGCCGGATTCTAGGCACGATTGAACGTGACAGCGAAAGGCTAATCCAGCTCAGTCGCACAATTCATTCTGATCCTGAGATTGCCTACAAAGAATTCCGTGCCGTCGCCCTGTTAACCGCTTCTCTGGAAGAGCGCGGGTTTGAGGTTGAACGCGGTATTGCCGAACTTGACACCGCTTTTGTTGCTAGAGTCGGTTCCTCTTCCCCCCCCCAAATCGCCTTGTTAGCCGAATACGATGCCCTACCCGGTTTAGGGCATGGCTGTGGGCATAACCTGATGGCAACTGCCACGTTAGGCGCAGCGTGGGCTTTGCGCGAGGTGCTAGACCAATTGCCCGGACAACTGGCGGTGTATGGCACACCCGCCGAAGAAGGAGGTGGTGGCAAGGTGCTAATGGTAAACCGTGGCATTTTTAAGAAAGTAGATGCTGCTCTCATATTCCACCCCAGTACCCGCAATATAACCACTCGTGGCAGCCTTGCCGCCACCCGTATCGAGCTATCTTTCAAAGGGAAAGCAAGCCATAGCGCCGCCCATCCCGAAATGGGTATCAATGCGCTTGATGCGGTTATCCAGACTTTCAATAATATAAACGCCTTACGGCAACACCTGCGCCCCGATGCGCGGGTACACGGCATTATTACCAATGGTGGGCAAGCGGTTAATATCGTGCCAGACTTTGCCAGCGCTTCCTTTAGCGTGCGTGCCGCCGACCGCAAATATGCCGATGAGGTTTTGGAAAAATTCCGTCGCTGTGCCGAAGCCGCTGCACTGGCAACCGGCGCGACACTCGATTTTAACGTATTAGAACATACCCGCTACGACAATATGGTTCCTAACGGCGTAATGGCGCGCCTCTTTGCCGAAAAGCTGGAAAAGCTTGGTCTGGAGGTGGTTCAGCCTGAGCCAAACGAAGCGATGGGTAGCACTGACATGGGTAATGTCAGCCAAGTCGTGCCATCCATCCATGCTTATCTAGCTATAGCCCCGGAGAGCGTTTCAGGACACAGCGTAGAGTTTCGTGAAGCGGCTTATTCCGATGTGGGTCAACGGGGGATGCTCAATGCTGCCCGCGCTCTAGCGTTAACCGCGCTGGATTTGTTGGCAAAGCCAGAATTATTGGCGGCTGCCAAACGTGAGTTTGCTGAGCAGGCTTCCAAAGGTGTTGTAAAAGGTTGA
- a CDS encoding WD40 repeat domain-containing protein, whose amino-acid sequence MIKQRNSSYSRIVTTGLIIVLLVLAACSDETNTVIPTNHPPVTPLSLIFSTPSQTGQMKSINAMAFSPDGKLVASAGGDYAIRFWDTSSDKEIMTLKGHTDSITNLAFSPDGKFLASGSKDGTVRVWSVTTGQQVTSLALGNKYYLISALAFSPDGKTLAVLGNNEQPDFYTLWSVGDWKQLASFAVGSTGYAGSIAFDAENGAMAVGVTQEEETAISFFNLLNGQKLTSLAIGIRVYPLTSGYFPLVFSPTGKIIAAVDSDKKNNIVLWNRTDGKKLATIQVQAEEVANLAFSFDSQMLAFGTATGEVKIWSLNTQKELFSFRTLSRHTSLAFSPNGKQLVSGDEQGTIKFWSLENGKELKTIQGNRQAINAVAFNPDSTDFASGNDEGVIKIFAAPSGKELITIKAFSGACKALAFSPDGKTLASGGKENSIKFWSVENGKSTGELKVNTKTIESLQYSSDGNYLASIGKNDYSASLQMWEVKTGKLLKEVEGTNDREVVAAAFNPDNTQLAYLANSPYDALAGLWFWTVGRSEEETRVDGAEAHLTAFSFSADGKLLVSAFDTYWGLNPQWQRGFEILSVVGQKRISRIETFNRRLSWLVFSPDTQTIYSAGEDRIIRGWDVQSGKELFSTTSEQTYGLQATVLSKNGKYIASGQLDGSVKLWERT is encoded by the coding sequence ATGATAAAGCAGCGAAACAGTAGCTATTCTCGAATTGTTACAACGGGATTAATAATTGTTTTATTGGTTTTGGCAGCATGTTCTGATGAAACCAATACTGTAATACCAACTAATCATCCGCCCGTAACTCCGCTTAGCCTAATCTTTTCCACCCCTTCTCAAACTGGTCAGATGAAATCAATTAATGCAATGGCTTTTAGCCCGGATGGTAAATTGGTAGCCAGCGCCGGGGGAGATTATGCAATCCGTTTCTGGGATACTTCCTCCGATAAAGAGATTATGACCCTTAAAGGTCATACAGATAGCATTACCAATCTGGCATTTAGCCCGGACGGGAAGTTTCTTGCCAGTGGTAGCAAAGATGGTACCGTTAGGGTCTGGTCTGTTACAACCGGACAACAAGTAACTAGCTTAGCCTTGGGAAACAAATATTATCTGATTTCAGCGCTGGCTTTTAGCCCGGATGGTAAAACGCTGGCAGTGCTTGGCAATAACGAACAACCCGATTTCTACACACTATGGTCGGTAGGTGACTGGAAACAGTTAGCCAGTTTTGCGGTTGGTTCTACCGGATACGCGGGTTCAATAGCCTTTGACGCTGAAAATGGAGCAATGGCAGTCGGGGTTACGCAAGAAGAAGAAACAGCCATTTCCTTTTTTAACCTGCTAAATGGACAAAAACTTACCTCGCTGGCTATAGGTATTCGGGTTTATCCTCTAACCAGCGGTTACTTCCCTTTAGTTTTCAGCCCAACCGGAAAAATTATAGCTGCGGTGGACAGTGATAAAAAAAATAATATTGTGCTATGGAATCGGACTGATGGGAAAAAGCTGGCTACTATCCAAGTACAAGCTGAAGAGGTAGCAAACCTTGCTTTCAGCTTTGATAGCCAAATGCTGGCTTTTGGTACAGCTACCGGAGAAGTTAAAATATGGTCGTTGAATACTCAGAAAGAACTATTTTCTTTCAGGACACTATCTCGGCATACCTCTCTGGCTTTTAGCCCGAACGGAAAGCAACTAGTAAGCGGTGACGAACAGGGTACAATCAAATTTTGGTCGCTAGAGAACGGCAAGGAACTGAAAACAATACAAGGCAATCGCCAAGCGATAAACGCGGTAGCCTTTAATCCCGATAGTACCGATTTTGCCAGTGGTAATGACGAAGGGGTAATCAAAATTTTTGCAGCTCCATCAGGCAAAGAGTTAATAACTATCAAAGCTTTTAGCGGAGCGTGTAAAGCGCTGGCTTTTAGCCCGGATGGTAAAACGCTAGCAAGCGGTGGCAAAGAAAATTCAATCAAGTTCTGGTCGGTAGAAAATGGCAAGTCTACCGGAGAACTTAAGGTAAATACCAAAACTATCGAAAGTTTGCAATACAGCAGTGATGGTAACTACCTCGCCAGTATAGGAAAAAATGATTATAGTGCTTCACTTCAGATGTGGGAAGTCAAAACCGGAAAACTCTTAAAAGAGGTAGAAGGTACTAATGATAGAGAGGTTGTGGCGGCAGCTTTCAACCCTGATAATACACAATTGGCTTACCTAGCAAATTCCCCGTATGATGCGCTAGCAGGTTTGTGGTTCTGGACGGTCGGGAGAAGTGAGGAGGAAACGAGGGTTGATGGGGCAGAAGCGCACCTAACAGCTTTCTCATTTAGCGCGGATGGGAAGTTGTTAGTTAGCGCCTTTGACACTTATTGGGGTTTAAACCCACAGTGGCAAAGAGGCTTTGAGATATTGTCTGTTGTAGGTCAAAAAAGAATCAGTCGAATAGAAACTTTTAACCGCAGGCTAAGCTGGTTGGTATTCAGTCCCGATACACAAACAATTTATTCGGCAGGAGAAGACCGGATAATTAGAGGGTGGGATGTACAAAGTGGAAAAGAGCTTTTTTCCACTACTTCAGAACAAACTTATGGATTACAAGCTACTGTACTTTCCAAAAATGGGAAATATATTGCCAGCGGGCAGCTTGATGGCTCTGTAAAACTATGGGAAAGAACATAG
- a CDS encoding sensor histidine kinase codes for MQDTHSRFSAPAHHGVPFNKKAIREKQSLWFQLPLLQRILISNLLIISCSAIIGSWFTAQLAEAGSFNVVTFVIIICCATLLSGSISFFTLKSAFRPFHELQRVLTKIHAGYPRAHVALSRINDPDVREFTGALRQMLVRLEDNARVIQEDQHQLQIMTARVITAQENERKRIARELHDEASQSLTAIIMGLDAARRQARDEQQETRLGSLRDMATATLDELRKLALDLRPTMLDDLGLVPAVRWLSRGAGERANFEVKLELDRIGDTDRLPPELETCLFRITQESLTNIIKHAQATRVDIRMSRLLNDNIKLEIRDNGKGFNMSEARHKAICGGHLGLFDIEERAGLLGGKASIMSGDSGTTIQIVVPLKPHGCPF; via the coding sequence ATGCAAGATACGCATAGCCGTTTTTCGGCACCTGCGCACCATGGAGTACCATTCAACAAAAAAGCCATTCGCGAAAAACAGAGCCTGTGGTTTCAATTACCTCTACTACAGCGCATTCTTATCTCTAACCTGTTGATTATCAGTTGCAGTGCGATTATTGGCTCATGGTTTACTGCACAACTGGCAGAAGCAGGTAGCTTCAATGTTGTTACCTTTGTAATTATCATCTGTTGCGCCACCCTCCTGAGCGGGTCGATCAGCTTTTTCACGCTAAAAAGCGCCTTCCGCCCCTTCCATGAATTACAAAGAGTGCTTACGAAAATTCACGCCGGATACCCACGCGCACATGTAGCGCTTTCGCGGATTAATGACCCGGATGTGCGCGAATTTACCGGGGCTTTACGCCAGATGTTGGTACGGCTGGAAGATAACGCGCGAGTTATTCAGGAAGATCAGCACCAACTTCAAATTATGACAGCGCGGGTAATCACGGCACAGGAAAATGAGCGCAAACGAATTGCTCGTGAATTGCACGATGAAGCTAGCCAATCGCTCACCGCCATTATTATGGGCTTGGATGCAGCCCGCCGACAGGCGCGAGACGAACAGCAGGAAACTCGCCTCGGCTCTTTGCGTGATATGGCAACCGCAACACTGGATGAGTTGCGAAAATTGGCGCTGGATTTACGCCCCACTATGTTGGATGACTTAGGGCTAGTTCCGGCAGTGCGTTGGTTGAGTCGTGGCGCGGGCGAACGTGCCAATTTTGAAGTGAAACTCGAACTTGACCGCATCGGCGATACCGACCGCCTACCACCAGAACTTGAAACCTGCTTATTTCGTATTACCCAAGAAAGTCTGACCAATATCATTAAACACGCCCAAGCTACTAGAGTTGATATTCGTATGTCACGCCTGCTAAATGACAATATTAAGCTGGAAATACGGGATAACGGTAAGGGTTTTAATATGTCAGAAGCACGCCACAAAGCAATCTGTGGAGGGCATTTGGGGCTGTTTGATATTGAGGAACGTGCCGGATTATTGGGCGGTAAAGCCAGCATAATGTCCGGGGATAGCGGAACCACTATCCAAATAGTAGTACCGCTCAAACCACACGGTTGCCCTTTCTAG